One genomic window of Sphingopyxis sp. OPL5 includes the following:
- the yihA gene encoding ribosome biogenesis GTP-binding protein YihA/YsxC — MSDEQPAPGVDPERPERARKLFSGPIAFLKSAPALEHLPAPSMPEIAFAGRSNVGKSSLLNALTNRNNLARTSVTPGRTQELNYFDVGEPLIFRLVDMPGYGFAKAPKDVVKKWRFLINDYLRGRAVLKRTLVLIDSRHGIKEVDRDVLEMLDTAAVSYRIVLTKADKVKATELAAVLAATEVEARKHPAAHPQVIVTSSEKGMGIAELRTAVLEAVEV; from the coding sequence GTGAGCGACGAGCAGCCCGCACCCGGGGTCGATCCCGAGCGCCCCGAGCGTGCGCGCAAGCTGTTCTCGGGGCCGATCGCCTTTTTGAAATCGGCGCCGGCGCTCGAACATCTGCCCGCGCCGTCGATGCCCGAGATCGCCTTTGCCGGCCGCTCGAACGTCGGCAAATCGTCGCTGCTCAACGCGCTGACCAACCGCAACAATCTGGCGCGCACCTCGGTAACGCCGGGGCGGACACAGGAACTCAACTATTTCGACGTCGGCGAGCCGCTGATTTTCCGGCTGGTCGATATGCCCGGCTATGGCTTTGCCAAGGCGCCGAAGGATGTCGTCAAGAAATGGCGTTTCCTGATCAACGACTATCTTCGCGGGCGCGCGGTGCTGAAACGCACGCTGGTGCTGATCGACAGCCGCCACGGGATCAAGGAGGTCGACCGCGACGTGCTCGAGATGCTCGACACCGCGGCGGTGAGCTACCGGATCGTGCTCACCAAGGCCGACAAGGTGAAGGCGACCGAACTCGCCGCGGTGTTGGCGGCGACCGAGGTTGAGGCGCGCAAGCATCCGGCGGCGCACCCGCAAGTGATCGTGACGAGCAGCGAAAAGGGCATGGGCATCGCCGAGCTGCGCACCGCGGTGCTGGAGGCGGTGGAGGTTTGA
- a CDS encoding glutathione S-transferase family protein, with product MKLFIGNKAYSSWSLRGWLAAKHSGLPFEEVTVPLYDEDWSNRREGDEFAPSGGKVPILWDGEDIVVWDSLAIVDYLDEKTGGERGYWPTDIAARAMARSMAAEMHSSFAALRRNHSMNIRRIYPAGDLLPEVQADVVRIIQIWAEARARFGGEGDFLFGDWSAADMMFAPVVTRFITYSIPLPRFALPYCQAVISHPHMQEWIGGAQAEDWVIEKFEGPAEG from the coding sequence ATGAAACTGTTCATCGGCAATAAGGCCTATTCGAGCTGGAGCCTGCGCGGCTGGCTGGCGGCCAAGCATAGCGGGCTGCCGTTCGAAGAAGTCACCGTCCCGCTGTACGACGAGGATTGGTCGAACCGGCGCGAGGGCGACGAGTTCGCGCCGTCGGGAGGCAAGGTGCCGATCCTGTGGGACGGCGAGGATATCGTCGTCTGGGACAGCCTGGCGATCGTCGATTATCTCGACGAAAAGACCGGCGGCGAGCGCGGCTATTGGCCGACCGATATCGCGGCGCGCGCGATGGCGCGGTCGATGGCGGCCGAGATGCATTCGAGCTTCGCCGCGCTGCGCCGCAACCACAGCATGAATATCCGCCGTATCTATCCGGCGGGTGACCTGCTGCCCGAGGTGCAGGCCGATGTGGTCCGCATCATCCAGATCTGGGCTGAAGCGCGCGCGCGTTTCGGTGGCGAAGGGGACTTTCTGTTCGGCGATTGGTCGGCGGCGGACATGATGTTCGCGCCGGTGGTGACGCGCTTCATCACTTATTCGATCCCGCTGCCGCGCTTTGCCCTGCCCTATTGCCAGGCGGTGATCAGCCATCCGCACATGCAGGAATGGATCGGCGGCGCGCAGGCCGAGGATTGGGTGATCGAGAAGTTCGAAGGGCCGGCGGAGGGCTGA
- a CDS encoding cupin domain-containing protein has product MPKLDLDAIPQTNATGYPAPYDAAVQGRWYRRLAPVTGIDDFAASHVVLKPGAMSSQRHWHDGEDEMVIMIAGEAVLVEDDGRWPMRPGDIAVWPKGSTNGHHLVNESETDCILVALGGGAKYDTGGGYSDIDMLFTPEGYFHKDGTPYPAKRIP; this is encoded by the coding sequence ATGCCTAAGCTTGATCTCGACGCCATCCCGCAAACCAACGCGACCGGCTATCCCGCGCCCTATGATGCGGCGGTGCAGGGCCGCTGGTACCGCCGCCTCGCGCCCGTCACCGGGATCGACGATTTCGCCGCCAGCCATGTCGTGCTCAAGCCCGGCGCGATGTCGTCGCAGCGCCACTGGCACGACGGCGAGGACGAGATGGTCATCATGATCGCGGGCGAGGCGGTGCTGGTCGAGGACGACGGCCGCTGGCCGATGCGCCCCGGCGATATCGCGGTCTGGCCCAAGGGCAGCACCAACGGTCACCATCTGGTCAACGAAAGCGAGACCGACTGCATCCTCGTTGCGCTCGGCGGCGGCGCGAAATATGACACCGGCGGCGGCTATTCGGACATCGACATGCTGTTCACGCCCGAGGGTTATTTCCACAAGGACGGCACGCCCTATCCGGCCAAGCGGATTCCCTAG
- the dapE gene encoding succinyl-diaminopimelate desuccinylase, which produces MTHSIDPVDLAQALIAVPSVTPATGEVFDVLEAALTPLGFMVERFVDGIEPDGPVENLLAVREGAGPRHFGFAGHLDVVPPGVGWAGDAFVPDVRGELLYGRGAVDMKGSIAAFVAAAAATPASAGTISLIITGDEEGPAIFGTRALMEHMAGRGVTPDMIVVGEPTSVNKLGDMVKIGRRGSVNIWIDVPGTQGHVAYPHLADNPIPKLVRIMAAIDAVVLDEGNDWFQPSNIEFTDVEVGNGATNVIPASARARLSIRFNDAHKGAELIAMIERIAQGVEPKAKVLGKVSGEAFLTPPGDLSGLVAEAIHAETDIVPEMSTTGGTSDARFLHALCPVVEFGLTNATMHKLDEAVAVADLHALTAIYRGILMRAFA; this is translated from the coding sequence ATGACCCATAGCATCGACCCCGTGGACCTCGCCCAGGCGCTGATCGCCGTCCCTTCCGTCACCCCGGCCACGGGCGAGGTGTTTGACGTGCTCGAGGCGGCGCTCACCCCGCTCGGTTTCATGGTCGAGCGCTTCGTCGACGGAATCGAACCCGACGGGCCGGTCGAGAACCTGCTCGCGGTCCGCGAAGGCGCCGGGCCGCGGCATTTCGGCTTTGCCGGGCATCTCGATGTCGTGCCGCCGGGCGTCGGCTGGGCGGGCGACGCCTTTGTCCCCGACGTGCGCGGCGAGCTGCTTTACGGCCGCGGCGCGGTTGACATGAAGGGGTCGATCGCGGCCTTTGTCGCCGCAGCCGCCGCGACACCGGCGAGCGCCGGGACGATCAGCCTGATCATCACCGGCGACGAGGAGGGCCCTGCGATCTTCGGCACCCGCGCGCTGATGGAGCATATGGCGGGGCGCGGGGTGACGCCCGACATGATCGTCGTCGGCGAGCCGACCTCGGTCAACAAGCTGGGCGACATGGTGAAGATCGGGCGGCGCGGGTCGGTCAATATCTGGATCGACGTGCCGGGGACGCAGGGGCATGTCGCTTACCCGCACCTCGCCGACAACCCGATCCCCAAGCTGGTCCGGATCATGGCGGCGATCGACGCCGTGGTGCTCGACGAGGGCAATGACTGGTTCCAGCCGTCGAACATCGAGTTCACCGACGTCGAGGTCGGCAATGGCGCCACCAATGTCATCCCGGCGTCGGCGCGGGCGCGGCTGTCGATCCGCTTCAACGACGCGCACAAGGGCGCCGAACTGATCGCGATGATCGAGCGGATCGCACAGGGCGTCGAACCGAAGGCGAAGGTGCTGGGGAAGGTGTCGGGCGAGGCGTTCCTGACCCCGCCGGGCGATTTGTCGGGGCTGGTCGCCGAAGCGATCCATGCCGAGACCGACATCGTGCCCGAAATGTCGACGACGGGGGGCACGTCCGACGCGCGCTTCCTGCACGCGCTGTGCCCGGTGGTCGAATTCGGGCTGACCAATGCGACGATGCATAAGCTCGACGAGGCGGTCGCGGTGGCGGACCTGCATGCACTCACCGCCATCTATCGCGGGATATTGATGCGCGCCTTTGCCTAG
- a CDS encoding Smr/MutS family protein — translation MARRLAPDESALWKRVAATVTPIARQSVPLAAAAPPTVKPPKTPPRTVAPLAAGPPAPLPPPRRIHSAATLDGHWDRRLRKGLVRPDMSIDLHGHTLASAQTLLDESIHRGLIRGARVLLVVAGRLRPGADRLPQMHGDPRPRGAIRASLPDWLAYSSHADQIVALRPAHISHGGAGAVYVILRRSRDD, via the coding sequence ATGGCTCGCCGGCTCGCCCCCGACGAGTCGGCGCTCTGGAAAAGGGTGGCAGCGACGGTCACGCCGATTGCCAGACAGTCCGTCCCGCTTGCCGCCGCCGCCCCGCCGACGGTCAAGCCGCCCAAGACGCCGCCACGCACCGTCGCACCCCTTGCCGCGGGTCCACCCGCGCCGCTCCCACCGCCGCGCCGCATACACAGCGCTGCGACGCTCGACGGCCATTGGGACCGCCGCTTGCGCAAGGGGCTCGTCCGCCCCGACATGAGCATCGATCTTCACGGCCACACGCTGGCCTCGGCGCAGACTTTGCTCGACGAGAGCATCCACCGCGGGCTGATCCGCGGCGCGCGTGTGCTGCTCGTCGTCGCGGGGCGCCTGCGCCCCGGCGCCGACCGCCTGCCGCAGATGCACGGCGACCCGCGCCCGCGCGGTGCGATCCGCGCTTCGCTCCCCGACTGGCTCGCCTACTCGTCTCATGCCGACCAGATCGTAGCGCTGCGTCCCGCGCATATCAGCCACGGCGGGGCGGGCGCGGTCTATGTCATCCTGCGCCGCAGCCGCGACGACTAG
- a CDS encoding murein transglycosylase A: MTTRALGFALLAIAPAVSACSSVIPDAGGGRVETTPRPVPAPTSSPTPTPTGSTRPYTPRPSESGTVAAKPIPATPRATLAAPSVPASAITAAEAGVVVGPEYADLGISAAQASAALAAFRLSCPSVMRRADVSGLTQNADWNDSCNAAKDWRDSDAAAFFTRYFGTVQVGAGTAFVTGYYEPEIAGSRTKRTGYDIPIYRRPADLIDVDLGQFSDDLKGKKIRGRVEGSNLVRYYDRGAIERGALEGRGLEIAWAADAAEFFFLQIQGSGRLRLPDGEVMRIGYDTQNGRDYVGIGKLLADRGELKSGQTSMQGILDYLRADPVRGAAVMNENPSWVFFREIVGPGPLGALGVPVTGRSSVAADPKYTPLGAPVFLSLDRAEPNGLWIAQDTGGAIRGANRFDSFWGAGNDARAIAGGMAGRGSALLLLPRTSIARLIRR, translated from the coding sequence GTGACCACCCGGGCGCTGGGATTCGCCCTCCTCGCCATCGCGCCCGCCGTGTCGGCCTGTTCGTCGGTGATTCCCGATGCGGGCGGCGGCCGTGTCGAAACCACGCCGCGCCCCGTGCCTGCGCCAACTTCGTCGCCGACGCCCACGCCGACGGGCTCCACGCGCCCCTACACCCCGCGCCCGTCGGAGAGCGGCACGGTCGCGGCGAAACCGATCCCCGCCACACCACGGGCTACGCTGGCCGCGCCGTCCGTTCCCGCGAGCGCGATCACGGCCGCCGAAGCCGGGGTGGTCGTCGGTCCCGAATATGCCGACCTTGGCATCTCGGCGGCGCAGGCGAGTGCGGCGCTTGCGGCCTTCCGCCTCAGTTGCCCCTCGGTCATGCGCCGCGCCGACGTCAGCGGCCTGACTCAGAACGCCGACTGGAATGACAGCTGTAACGCCGCGAAAGACTGGCGCGACAGCGACGCTGCGGCCTTTTTCACCCGCTATTTCGGCACCGTACAGGTCGGCGCCGGCACCGCCTTCGTCACCGGCTATTACGAGCCCGAAATCGCCGGATCGCGCACCAAGCGCACGGGCTACGACATCCCCATCTATCGCCGCCCCGCCGACCTGATCGATGTCGATCTCGGCCAATTCTCGGACGACCTCAAGGGCAAGAAGATTCGCGGCCGGGTCGAGGGCAGCAATCTCGTGCGCTATTACGACCGCGGGGCGATCGAGCGCGGCGCCCTCGAAGGCCGCGGACTCGAAATCGCCTGGGCTGCGGACGCCGCCGAATTCTTCTTCCTGCAGATCCAGGGCTCGGGCCGCCTGCGCCTTCCTGACGGCGAGGTCATGCGCATCGGCTACGACACGCAGAACGGCCGCGACTATGTTGGCATCGGCAAGCTGCTCGCCGATCGCGGTGAACTCAAGTCGGGCCAGACCTCGATGCAGGGCATCCTCGACTATCTGCGCGCCGACCCGGTGCGCGGCGCCGCGGTAATGAACGAGAATCCCAGCTGGGTCTTTTTCCGCGAGATCGTCGGTCCCGGGCCCCTCGGTGCGCTCGGCGTGCCGGTAACGGGACGCAGTAGTGTCGCTGCCGATCCCAAATATACGCCGCTCGGCGCCCCTGTCTTCCTGTCGCTCGACCGCGCCGAACCGAACGGCCTGTGGATCGCACAGGACACCGGCGGCGCGATCAGGGGCGCGAACCGTTTCGACAGCTTCTGGGGCGCCGGCAACGACGCGCGTGCGATCGCCGGCGGCATGGCGGGACGCGGCTCGGCGCTGCTCCTCCTGCCGCGCACCAGCATCGCGCGCCTCATCCGGCGCTGA
- a CDS encoding Tim44/TimA family putative adaptor protein gives MTAISIVLLAMIAAFLGMRLYSVLGKRTGHEQEPVLPRRDDRAAPAPVRLDDPDAPPAPQGAADTAGLVYEPAAEAGLRALLATDRSFDAGRFMEGAEAAYRMILEAFWTGDRDTLRDLCDQDSYEGFVEAIAGREARGERLDNRLVGIDSAKITAVELSGGEARVTVHYRADISAITRDAEGNMIAGSMIDARETNDHWTFRRAIGSNDPNWLLDEAETA, from the coding sequence GTGACAGCCATTTCGATCGTCCTGCTCGCCATGATTGCCGCCTTTCTCGGCATGCGGCTCTATTCGGTGCTCGGCAAGCGTACGGGCCACGAACAGGAACCCGTGCTGCCGCGCCGCGACGACCGTGCCGCTCCCGCACCGGTGCGCCTCGACGATCCCGATGCGCCCCCGGCGCCGCAGGGCGCCGCCGACACCGCTGGCCTCGTCTACGAACCCGCCGCCGAAGCCGGGCTGCGTGCCTTGCTCGCGACCGACCGCAGCTTCGACGCCGGCCGTTTCATGGAGGGAGCCGAGGCGGCCTATCGCATGATCCTCGAGGCTTTCTGGACCGGCGATCGCGACACGCTGCGTGACCTGTGCGATCAGGACAGCTACGAAGGCTTCGTCGAAGCGATCGCGGGGCGCGAGGCGCGTGGCGAACGGCTCGACAACCGCCTTGTCGGTATAGATTCGGCAAAGATCACGGCGGTCGAACTGTCGGGCGGCGAGGCGCGCGTCACCGTCCACTATCGCGCCGACATCAGCGCGATCACCCGCGATGCTGAGGGCAATATGATCGCCGGCTCGATGATCGACGCGCGCGAGACCAACGACCATTGGACCTTCCGCCGCGCGATCGGCAGCAACGATCCCAACTGGCTGCTAGACGAAGCCGAAACCGCCTGA
- the secB gene encoding protein-export chaperone SecB, which translates to MADDTTPEFTPETLSNGEDNLPAIGLISQYVKDLSFENPNAPAIYQVQDAPQVDVQFNIGADNVGDNLFEVSLKIDITSKNAELVGFVVELKYAGLFGVRNVPDDQLQPFFLAEAPRILFPFARRVVADVVRDGGFPPLLLEPIDFHGLFQQQAQQIAAEQAGEAPVGQA; encoded by the coding sequence ATGGCCGACGACACCACGCCCGAATTCACCCCCGAAACCCTTTCGAACGGCGAAGACAATTTGCCGGCGATCGGCCTGATCTCGCAATATGTGAAGGATCTGTCGTTCGAGAATCCGAATGCGCCCGCGATCTATCAGGTGCAGGACGCGCCTCAGGTCGACGTCCAGTTCAACATCGGTGCCGACAATGTCGGCGACAATCTGTTCGAAGTGTCGCTGAAGATCGATATCACCTCGAAGAATGCCGAGCTGGTCGGCTTCGTCGTCGAGCTGAAATATGCGGGGCTGTTCGGCGTGCGCAACGTGCCCGACGACCAGCTCCAGCCTTTCTTCCTTGCCGAAGCGCCGCGCATCCTGTTCCCCTTCGCACGCCGGGTCGTCGCGGACGTCGTGCGCGACGGCGGCTTCCCCCCGCTGCTTCTCGAACCCATCGATTTCCACGGCCTGTTTCAGCAGCAAGCGCAGCAGATCGCGGCCGAACAAGCCGGCGAAGCGCCGGTCGGGCAGGCCTGA
- the murJ gene encoding murein biosynthesis integral membrane protein MurJ, protein MSSLVKSVGTIGGLTMVSRLFGFARDMLLARVLGAGLAADAFQLAFTLPNTFRRLFAEGAFSVAFVPMYSRALHGEGGEEAAAKFADDVLALFLWVLLIFSAVAMIVMPGIVWLLAREYQTVPGKFELAVFLSRITFPYLGLISLVAMLSGLLNARSRFAPGAAAPVLLNIVLIAGILIGAEFRGPGGDDRIVALALAISVALAGVAQLAYLWWSVRRAGLKLHIRLPKVTPEVKKLGMLILPATFGAGIYQISQFVDTFFATSLPQGSLTLLKLADRLNQLPLGIVGIALGTAILPMLARHIHSDDGAEAQRLQANAFEIATLLTLPAAAALAICAPAFTAAFFVGGKFTAADGALMANIVVALVAGLPAYVIVKILNPGFFAREDTRTPVWTALASLIVNIAINLYVVERYGIVGLAGATAVSASINCLLLYIILHRRGWFHFTARLGGRILRQLVAVAVMAAALWWLMPQLQAYYAGSVIERIGSLGALCAVGGVTFFAAAFLVGALDKDLIAMLTRRRAKPVLTEE, encoded by the coding sequence ATGAGCAGCCTGGTCAAGAGCGTCGGGACGATCGGCGGGCTGACGATGGTCAGCCGGTTGTTCGGCTTCGCGCGCGACATGCTGCTCGCGCGGGTGCTCGGGGCGGGACTCGCGGCCGACGCCTTCCAGCTCGCCTTCACCCTGCCCAATACCTTTCGCCGGCTGTTCGCCGAGGGCGCCTTTTCGGTCGCCTTCGTGCCGATGTACAGCCGCGCGCTGCACGGAGAGGGCGGCGAGGAAGCGGCGGCGAAATTTGCCGACGATGTGCTCGCGCTGTTCCTGTGGGTGCTGCTGATCTTCTCCGCCGTCGCGATGATCGTGATGCCGGGGATCGTCTGGCTGCTCGCGCGCGAATATCAGACGGTGCCCGGCAAGTTCGAACTCGCCGTCTTCCTGAGCCGCATCACCTTTCCCTATCTCGGGCTGATCAGCCTCGTCGCGATGCTGTCGGGGCTGCTCAACGCGCGCTCGCGTTTCGCGCCCGGCGCGGCGGCCCCGGTGCTGCTCAACATCGTGCTGATCGCGGGCATCTTGATCGGTGCCGAGTTCCGCGGACCGGGCGGCGACGACCGTATCGTCGCGCTCGCGCTCGCGATATCGGTCGCACTCGCGGGGGTCGCCCAGCTCGCCTATCTCTGGTGGTCGGTGCGGCGCGCGGGGCTGAAACTCCACATCCGCCTACCCAAGGTCACCCCCGAGGTGAAGAAGCTGGGCATGCTGATCCTGCCCGCGACCTTTGGTGCCGGAATCTACCAGATCAGCCAGTTCGTCGACACCTTCTTCGCGACCAGTCTGCCGCAGGGGTCGCTGACCCTGCTCAAGCTCGCCGACCGGCTGAACCAGTTGCCGCTCGGTATCGTCGGCATCGCGCTGGGCACGGCGATCCTGCCGATGCTCGCGCGCCATATCCACAGCGACGACGGCGCCGAGGCCCAAAGGCTGCAGGCCAATGCGTTCGAGATCGCGACGCTGCTGACGCTGCCCGCCGCCGCTGCATTGGCAATCTGTGCCCCGGCCTTTACCGCCGCCTTTTTCGTCGGGGGCAAGTTCACCGCCGCCGATGGCGCGCTGATGGCGAATATCGTCGTCGCGCTGGTCGCGGGCCTGCCCGCCTATGTCATCGTCAAGATCCTGAATCCCGGCTTCTTCGCGCGCGAGGATACGCGCACGCCGGTATGGACCGCGCTGGCGTCGCTGATCGTCAATATCGCGATCAACCTCTATGTCGTCGAACGCTATGGCATCGTCGGCCTCGCCGGGGCGACCGCGGTGTCGGCCTCCATCAATTGCCTGTTGCTCTATATCATCCTGCACCGACGCGGCTGGTTCCACTTCACCGCACGGCTCGGCGGGCGCATCCTGCGCCAGCTGGTCGCGGTCGCGGTGATGGCGGCGGCGCTGTGGTGGCTGATGCCGCAGCTTCAGGCCTATTATGCCGGGTCGGTAATCGAGCGGATCGGATCGCTCGGCGCGCTGTGCGCGGTCGGTGGCGTGACCTTCTTTGCCGCCGCTTTCCTGGTCGGCGCGCTTGACAAGGATCTGATCGCCATGCTGACGCGGCGGCGCGCCAAACCGGTGCTTACAGAGGAATAG
- the trpS gene encoding tryptophan--tRNA ligase yields the protein MRTLSGIQPTGNLHLGNYLGAIRNWVRMQDEMAGEKLYFLADLHAITVHNDPAALTANTREMAAALIAAGIDPAKAILFNQARVPAHAELGWLLFCTARIGWLNRMTQFKEKSGKNREGASVGLYAYPVLQAADVLLYQTTHVPVGDDQKQHLELARDVATKFNLDTGTETFTLPDATIPPAAARIMSLRDGSAKMSKSDPSDASRINLVDDAETIMAKIRKAKTDAEPLPSEAAGLDGRPEAKNLVSIYAAMADESVDSVLARFGGQGFGAFKPALGELLVETLTPIATRLNALKADTAAIDAALEDGAARAKTLAQPTLDAAYAALGLCR from the coding sequence ATGCGGACCTTGTCGGGCATCCAGCCCACCGGAAATTTGCACCTGGGCAATTATCTGGGTGCGATCCGCAACTGGGTGCGCATGCAGGACGAGATGGCGGGCGAGAAGCTCTATTTCCTTGCCGACCTGCACGCGATCACCGTCCATAATGATCCCGCCGCGCTGACCGCGAATACGCGCGAGATGGCGGCGGCGCTGATCGCGGCGGGGATCGACCCCGCCAAGGCCATCCTGTTCAACCAGGCGCGCGTGCCCGCGCATGCCGAACTCGGCTGGCTCTTGTTCTGCACCGCGCGGATCGGCTGGCTGAACCGGATGACCCAGTTCAAAGAAAAGTCGGGCAAGAACCGCGAGGGCGCGAGCGTCGGCCTTTACGCCTATCCGGTGCTGCAGGCCGCCGACGTGCTGCTGTACCAGACGACGCACGTCCCCGTCGGCGACGACCAGAAACAGCATCTGGAACTCGCGCGCGACGTCGCGACCAAGTTCAACCTCGACACCGGGACCGAAACCTTCACCCTACCCGATGCGACGATCCCGCCGGCGGCAGCGCGGATCATGAGCCTGCGCGACGGGTCGGCGAAGATGTCGAAGTCGGATCCGAGCGACGCGAGCCGGATCAACCTGGTCGACGATGCCGAGACGATCATGGCGAAGATCCGCAAGGCGAAGACCGATGCCGAGCCGCTGCCGTCAGAAGCGGCGGGGCTGGACGGACGACCCGAGGCGAAAAACCTCGTGTCGATCTATGCCGCGATGGCCGACGAGAGCGTCGATTCGGTGCTGGCGCGTTTTGGCGGGCAGGGTTTCGGCGCGTTCAAGCCAGCGCTCGGCGAACTGCTGGTCGAAACGCTGACCCCGATCGCGACGCGGCTGAACGCGCTGAAGGCCGACACGGCGGCGATCGACGCGGCGCTGGAGGATGGCGCGGCAAGGGCGAAAACGTTGGCACAGCCGACGCTCGACGCAGCCTATGCCGCGCTGGGGCTGTGCCGCTGA
- a CDS encoding DUF4136 domain-containing protein: MNKMNFRRLSLAALTAATLAIAGCATPFKADVARFQTQLPAPQGQSFIVEAGNPALAGGIEFGQYANLVAGELTRFGYRPAAPGERPDMVVRMGYDIDKGRERVRSTPGFGDPWYGGYGRGFYRPVVVTGRGGRRFVYGYRDPFLWGGFGPGFGYNDVESFTVYTSGLDLQISRASDGYRLFEGRAEAQSRDNNLQAIVPNLVEAMFTGFPGNSGEKVRITVAPPEKS, translated from the coding sequence ATGAACAAGATGAATTTCCGCCGATTGAGCCTCGCAGCGCTGACCGCGGCGACGCTGGCGATCGCCGGCTGCGCGACGCCCTTCAAGGCCGACGTCGCGCGCTTCCAGACCCAGCTTCCCGCGCCGCAGGGTCAGAGCTTCATCGTTGAGGCGGGCAACCCCGCGCTCGCTGGCGGGATCGAGTTCGGCCAGTACGCCAACCTTGTCGCGGGCGAGCTGACGCGCTTCGGCTATCGCCCCGCCGCGCCGGGTGAACGCCCCGATATGGTCGTGCGCATGGGTTACGACATCGACAAGGGCCGCGAACGGGTGCGCAGCACGCCGGGTTTTGGCGACCCCTGGTACGGCGGCTATGGCCGCGGCTTCTATCGTCCGGTGGTGGTTACCGGCCGCGGCGGGCGCCGTTTCGTCTATGGCTATCGCGACCCGTTCCTGTGGGGCGGCTTCGGGCCGGGCTTCGGCTATAACGACGTCGAGAGCTTCACCGTCTATACCAGCGGGCTCGACCTGCAGATCAGCCGCGCGTCAGACGGCTATCGCCTGTTCGAGGGCCGCGCCGAAGCGCAGTCGCGCGATAATAATCTGCAGGCGATCGTCCCGAACCTGGTCGAGGCGATGTTCACCGGCTTTCCCGGCAATTCGGGCGAGAAGGTGCGGATCACGGTGGCACCGCCCGAAAAGAGCTGA